Proteins encoded in a region of the Oscillospiraceae bacterium MB24-C1 genome:
- a CDS encoding DegV family protein, protein MNDWQLVSDSSCDLNPDNFDTGAIPFSTVPLKILVGDQEFVDLPQTDPHEMLAAMKNFSGASSSACPSPYAFAEQFLKAAHTIAVTITSGLSGSYNCAVQAMNMVLDEHPEKKIHVVDSRSAAGSMVLILRQLKLLIEQGIPFEEIVRQIESYRDSMKILFSLATFDNLVKNGRMSRAAGVLASALNIRAVATNTAEGVIEVIEKPRGEKRAIERMVALMGRYKDMTGKPVVITHCNNPNAVKTMCDLIKSTYGTKDSDITVLECACLTSFYAGDKALLLSF, encoded by the coding sequence ATGAATGATTGGCAATTGGTATCGGATAGTTCCTGCGACTTGAACCCTGATAACTTTGACACAGGGGCAATTCCTTTTTCGACCGTACCTTTAAAAATATTAGTCGGCGATCAAGAATTTGTCGATCTGCCCCAAACGGATCCTCATGAAATGCTCGCCGCAATGAAGAATTTCTCAGGGGCGTCTTCTTCGGCATGTCCCTCCCCCTACGCCTTTGCAGAACAGTTTTTAAAGGCGGCGCACACCATTGCCGTCACCATCACCAGCGGTTTAAGCGGAAGCTACAACTGTGCCGTTCAAGCGATGAATATGGTGCTTGACGAACACCCCGAAAAGAAGATTCATGTGGTGGACAGCCGTTCCGCCGCGGGGTCTATGGTACTTATACTACGGCAACTCAAATTGCTTATTGAACAAGGTATCCCCTTTGAAGAAATCGTCCGCCAGATCGAAAGTTATCGCGACTCGATGAAGATTCTCTTTTCGCTTGCCACCTTTGATAATTTGGTTAAAAACGGGCGGATGAGCCGTGCAGCTGGTGTGCTGGCCTCGGCACTGAATATTCGGGCCGTTGCTACAAACACAGCGGAGGGCGTCATAGAAGTTATTGAAAAGCCTCGCGGCGAGAAACGTGCTATTGAGCGGATGGTCGCCCTCATGGGGCGCTATAAGGACATGACCGGCAAACCGGTGGTCATCACCCACTGTAACAATCCCAACGCCGTCAAAACGATGTGTGATTTGATCAAGTCCACCTATGGCACCAAGGATTCGGATATCACCGTGTTGGAGTGTGCCTGTCTGACCTCGTTTTATGCGGGTGATAAGGCGTTGCTGCTCTCCTTCTAA